TGAACAAAGACATCGTAGCCATCAGGGCATAGGGTCTAGTGGtttgtccagttttactcaaagttttacacccacgCCCCGTGTCTCTAGTTTTTaacgtaaggaggggttgggtgaagaggatgtctaaacaactagacactctcggcagccctCGAGTGATGTTCATGCacctgccattgctagggtcagaagctcggtaatgaaattaacacgcaaagtaagtgaatagaggtgcttatcttttagtAGTCATTCGTTCATCATTTTATCTGGGCCATCTGAttgacctaggaggcccgttgggccccCCTAGATAGGGGTTCCATCATCGGGTCATTCCaaggtcctgcctagggaagcggagagtcgcctgcatgcggGTGCGCCCTCATTCTCGCGCCCGACgcacggtagtggtgggccatgcccaggcaacgTCCTATTTGACCAGGCGATGTCTCATCGACCAGAGCACATCCTGTCAGTCTTGGCGCGTCCCCTTGAATTCCcgtcagcattgatttcccatctgcattgattaggggaagggagagagttttttgtcccaacctttcgcctttccttagctgctacgcctcttccttaaatagggaggggaggggagttcttGTCCCATTCCTTCACCCGCTTCTGAGCCactgcctcttctccttccttttcacCGAATGCATTCGTGCGTCGTCGTGGTTCTTAAGTGAGAGAGGgcaatgccagggagagaaaaactcatagatccgctTATGAATCTAGAGTgcaatgttgagctagaggtcatccaacgtagatgagatggtgtccgctgcctttgctgagaaggggccgcctccgccgaaggaggaggcgcactggagggtgctgagcgtcgtcAGTTTTACCGTCATTCGTAGCGGCCTTTCTTCGGTGGGAAACGCCCTTCGCCCAGACGCTATTGTCAGGGTTGCAACTGAtcatgatggtgtagtccctagaTGCCTGGTGGAGGTGCCGTTGTCATGGTTAtggttgatgatgatggtgtagtccctggacGCCTAGGCAGAGGTgctgttgttagggttgtggctgataatgatggtgtagtccctggatgccctagTGAGGGCACCACGGTCACCGATGTGGTGCTCAAAGCTATAGATGATGGCACCCTCAGGGATCCCGTGGAGCGGTAGGtcatcaccgatggagagcgtggcatgaCGATCGTAGTAGTGCTCATAGTAGAACTGATCAGAAactataattgaataagtttatgggggagcccccgagtgaacagccTTCTATattgatgaatacatcagtcctttttgtgatgaaattactttgtaagcgatgaatttgtgcaaaaaataaaCAAGTTCTTTaattttgttacggcaaacagcttttcagctcttctccctctttttggcaaagaggtctggtgccttccgacccttcccatagttaaggtcgcaaaaaactCGGAGCGTGGGTGAGCCAATCCTGATCACGCCGGTGACCAAAGAGGTCATAGCCGCTGAGGCGTAGGTTTCCTGTAGTCCTactagttatactcagattttgttcccgaactcctagtccttaggacttgCTATGTAAAAAAGGGGGAAactcagagaatgtttgcaaagataacacaggGAGTTTTGTAAGATAAACacacttatatcagcccccgagtgaggtccaaccCTTAGCACTTTGCAGAGGttgaatgtcactaaagatcagggattttttaagacaagaactgataagaaaaaggtatttgtttatttaagggtaaaaatgatgtagctaCTCAatattccaggcattggtgaatacctcaccgtcgatggttttcaacttgtaggcgcctgatCGGAGTACTTCCGTGACAATGTATGGCCCTTCCTAGGGCAaggagagcttgtgacggtccttgttgctctgcataaggtggagaactaggtccccaacattgaaggctcAGTCCCACACCCGTCGGTTGTGGTACCAACGTAGCACCTGCTGGTATTTGGCTAAACGAAGGAGGGCGATGTCATGAgctttgtctagctggtccatggcatcttggtgggatgccttggctccctattcattgTGTGCTCTAATCCTTgccgctccatagtcgaggtcgattgggaggatggcctcagaaccatagaccatgaagaatggcttGTAGCCACTGGCCCGACTAGGAGTtgtcctcaagctctagagcaccgtagggagctcggtgacccagcgtgcgctgaacttgttcaactagttgaagatcctagtcTTGGGGCCCcgtaggagcatgccatttgcatgCTCGACCTGCTCGTTAGTTCGGGGGTGTGCGACGGTAGCCCAATCGacccagatgtgttgttcattgtAGAATCGAATGAGTTTCTTGCCGGTGAATTGTGtgccgttgtccatgatgatggagttcggtactccaaagcgatggatgatgtcgaggaagaacatcaCAGCCTGCTCGAACTTGATTGCAAAGATTGACtgagctttgatccattttgtgaacttgtctatggtgacaagcaggtgggtgtagcccctggacgccttttgagaggtccaactagatcgagcccttagaccgtgaagggccacatgatggggatcatttggagtgcctgggccgggaggtgagtttgccgagcgtagtactggcactcTTCGAAGATGCGTACGATTTGCTTGGCgtcggctactgtagtgggccagtagaagccctgttggAATGTGTTCCCAACCATGGTTCTAGGCGTGGCGTGGTGAtcatagaccccaccgtggatgttgcccagtagaagcttcccctattcgatggggatacagagctgtaagatcctggtgtggctccgtttgtatagttcgccttctacaagaactAAGGACTTGGCACAACGTGCGAGCTGttgagcctccatcttgtccatcagcagcatgtcacggaggaggtagtcgaggtagagtgttctccagtcatctAGAGGGTCAAGCTttatcgctggatcctcttcaatcTCCATGACATCAGGGCTGAGCAGAGCCGTtggttggtcagcccccggggttggatcagatgggccatcgttgACCCACTCTAACCCTTCATAgcgcaccgagggtttgtgttggtcactggtgaagacgcccattggcattggttctcgatcggacgctgcctttGCAAGTGTgttggccgcctcattgaggcgccttgggatgtgattgagtttgaggccatcaaatctgtcctccagccgtcggacctcttggcagtacatagccatcttggtgtcgtggcagcttgactccttcatgacttggttaacgatCAGCTAGGAGTTGCCCTGAATGTTGAGGCgtcagatgcccaactcgatggcgattcgtaggctattgatgagcgcttcatacttggccacattatttgatgaggggaaatggagacgaaccatgtacctcatgcggaccctgaggggtgatacgaagaccagccccacgtcggtgcccttcttcatcagtgacccatcgaagtacattgtccagtactcttaaTTGACGACCGCTGGTGGTGtctggaccttggtccattctgcgatgaagtcagccaacacctaggacttgatcaccATTTGGGAGacatatgtgatgccttggtccattagcttgagtgcccacttcatggttcttcccatggcatcctggctcTGGATGACCACATCGAGGGAGAACGACATCATGAccgtcatggggtgtgactcaaagtagcgatgtagcttcctcttggtgatgaggacgagatataggagcttctagatctaggagtagcgggtcttggagtcggatagtacctcattgatgaagtacacagggcattGCACCTTGAgtgcatgcccctcttcctcccactcCACTACCAAGGCGACGCTGACTACTTACATGGTGGTCgctgaaacgaccccaatttccgcgaagggaaatccacagtgtcgaagtgtattatgatcattgcagatcatattacccaaattccagttgaatatcacatccatacaacgataatttcagagtacaaatagtgcggatttacataatttattacatcgccgcattggtggaatcaaaaagtagcattcaaccagaacagcttgaagatatgattgccaaactcgagtgtaggcacgaacccctcatccatcaaactccttggagctaaactcctcagcagaacctgtgtgccaaaatttatcagtacgatttgtactggccactcccatccctatgagcattgctttatggaaattagatgcaagtgggacatagtcaaaggaacctataaagctggggtttcctatgcaatggCATATCAAGCAAATAGTAAtaatttgtcaagttttaacaccattcccacacacattccactccatcccCTTTTCCGAGCTaggtttcaatcctgggatcgacataccaccatctccataccatcaccataccataccatcgctcagccgataggccaactccctctcagcactgtctcaaggcccgtagcccctggctatgatcgacactctctcatgggggaagaagagaaggactcatctcactatctagtttaagcgaaacccaggaaaggtccatagccgacaagtcggcacatgtatcgatcgatcaaccatacactctgcagaggttttacataaccacaagatccgccttcctcgctgaccgtcgtcaactaggctgattctggctgcttactagcctaggataatgccactctaccattcagccctagttcaccccaagtcaagtctggggtggctaaaactatgagtcatgagccgggtccacaaggtctccatgaagtctcagaagggtgtgggggaaatcctccgtgccccatacctccttacactgtccgctatcaacctagcagtagtggcaatatcctaccaagtagtccagccgtcccgcaccatattgggcaagtggtacgtaaggcttcccggtgaatctgagtactagtaagtccttaggggtgaccaagccagaatgtctccatcagggtttccatttaccatgccaccacagcacctccatcctgggctccactcgtcacaggttcacacccaggtccacctcatataccattttacccaccacaggtatccattccaggggtgctcaggtagcaccccatggcaagacttgccccaggctcgtcatatactccaacttggtcgacacaaccctcaccctccacacacccaagtcacacacgcagcactctcctcatagtccaggtaacatcagtttccaccacgcacgtagtataagcgtagtagaagtataagtaatgaaatatatagcagcaagcgtgtgtctagcctaatagcagggtgtgcaggggtaaggttgtgtcaaggtaaaggctttcaagcaagcatactaccatgcaagtcctagcataatataatcgtagcagtaaagtaaagcgatagcagttctatatgagccatgcgtaataggtgctacgagattgggtgggatgtggcaccttcaatgtagtcgtctccgttctcctcatggtactcatggtcctcatccgtctggttctcctctgagtctgcaaacgaccgcattatagtcgcgttagcgacgtctatagaatagcacaaagaagcaatgaaaattcaaaagaaccaaatgcactcaaacatgggtccattgcgtagagcttgattttagatgaattttggtcctagtttcatatttttccgatgtcgtatgaattagttatgaatttccgaagattaaatctatttctaaaaatgcaaaaaggctgaattaatcctgagctgacatgtgtcatgctgtggttggtccacgtggcttgctgacgttagcatgacatTGTCATCATGGTTTCGAGCTAACAGGTGGGGCCCagttgatgtcagcatgacatcagcatgacgtcatcaacgtcatccacatcgacaggtggggccaaagtctattgggtcactgacaggtgggtctggtcaaagtcaatgCTAGTAAACAtcagtcaatggtcaacagtcatagtcactgacatgtgggcctggtctactgacgtcagcgtgacgtcagcatgacgtcacctcggctatgctggcttctgacatgtgggtcccacgtggtgtcatcatgacgtcagcatctgacgtgtgggtctagggtgtctgtgtcactgataggtggggccaagtCAACAGTTagtgttgaccagtcaacggtcaatatgggccgggtccgaactgggccagttgggctttgggttgggccggtctgggccaggccgaacacgtggcacgctgtgacgtGGCCACGTCACGGTCATGGGCTATTACTGGGCCTCGTGTTCAGGCTATGGGCATGGGCTCGGCTCACGATGGACCCAAGTTCACGATCCATGGACCGcagactggtctacggtggaccgggtCTATTGTTTGTCCCTCTCGGCTCGGCTCATATGCGTCGAGTTCACGCgcaggtggccggcgagggggggggtgttcccctatttCTCCTGTAGCGGTGCTCCTGCCGGCGGCGAGCTTGCTGTGAGCCTTCGTGGTGGTGCTGGTGACCAATTGGGGAGGGGGAAAGCTTCCCTGGGCCACAACAGCTACGTTGGTGGGGTCAAAGTGGCGGTCAGAGCTTCCCAAGGTGTTGGCCACGGCGAGCGGCGGCTTGAGCTTCACCGGCATGCGGGAATGACGCGGGTGCTACGGCATAGGTCGATCTGTGGTGCGTGTGGGTGACACAGGGCTCCAGTgggcatgttgggcaggtcgaAGGGTCCTCTAGTGCCTCCGGTGGCattggccacggcggcggccttCCGAGCACAACAGTGGCGTTGGGGATGTGGCTATGGTCTCCGTGAAACATCTTGGTGGGGGCATGTATGTTTCTACAGGTGCGTGGGGACGTGGCGAGGACGTCTAGGCTCAAGGTGAGGCCCGGTTCTTCTATGGCCGGTAGGGGCTTCCCGGCAGCCACGGCGGTCATGAAGTCGACAGCGAGGCGCACGGGTGAACCACAGGGCtctagcggggtggtcacggcgtggtcaCAGACGTGTGCATGGGTGCGGGTGTTCCTAGCGGCCGGTGACAGCCCTGGCCTACGTGCTCTAggcgtggagcgccatggctggcGGTGAGGTCCAACGGCAGAGAGAGAGACCAGAAGGCTCACCGTAGGTGCTGTGGAAGAGGGGATAGCGGTGCCGTGTCAATTCAAAGCTGTGCAGCTCTGGTGTGGCCGTGTAGTGCTGTGCCGAGCCGTGTCAGTGACGAAGCACCAGCATCGCcttcggctccgacgacctccttCTCTGCGGTGGCTTCAGCGcttccttcctctccttccttccccttctccctcatCTCTCTGGATTCTGGTGCATAGCGTATGGCCACCAAATGGCGGTGGGTGATGGGCGATTGCTAGGGCTCTGGGGCTGGGGCTCTTATAGCCAGAGCTTCGAGCTCCCTGGCGGACGGTAATCGAGTGGTGGTGGCGTGATCAGTGGCATCCAAGGGCTTGTGTGCGGTGGCGTAGGCACGGCGCAAGGGTTGCGTGAGTGCGGTGCcaagggggggcaaggccatggctcgggcgtgaccccctggcccgctctgcacCTACTATTAGCCTCCGGTCGGCTGACGGTTGGGTGCGGCGTGGCGAAGATGAGCAGGGGATGTCTGATGGGCGGGGTCCACTAGCAGCGACTGCGGCAAGGGGAAGAGGGACGCGCGGGTGAACAGCGCGcggctgacgtgtgggccccaATGGCAGTGGTAGCTGGCGGGGCTGGGCGCGCGGGCGGCTGCGGTAGCCTGGGCCTGCTTGCTGGGCCTGCGTGCATgcgttgggctggctgggccgagcggctgggctgcgaggccttcttctccctttcttcttttctttttgtttttcatttcctttccattgtttaaattcaaattggtttagattttgaatttaaaactgaggtaacttgttcattggagtttagggaattttgtttaataataactttacaGAATTGTTAAGCATGACataaagcaatgagaatccaaatcacaatttaagttaacatgtatgcaacatctatttgatagaaatTAAATAACCATAATCAACACATGACATgatatgcttatgtgttgacttaggt
Above is a genomic segment from Miscanthus floridulus cultivar M001 chromosome 3, ASM1932011v1, whole genome shotgun sequence containing:
- the LOC136544381 gene encoding uncharacterized protein, with the translated sequence MAMYCQEVRRLEDRFDGLKLNHIPRRLNEAANTLAKAASDREPMPMGVFTSDQHKPSVRYEGLEWVNDGPSDPTPGADQPTALLSPDVMEIEEDPAIKLDPLDDWRTLYLDYLLRDMLLMDKMEAQQLARCAKSLVLVEGELYKRSHTRILQLCIPIE